In a genomic window of Salegentibacter salegens:
- the nadB gene encoding L-aspartate oxidase yields MKADVIVIGSGIAGLSFAIKVAAAKPEAIILVLTKSNNEVGNTTKAQGGIAVVLDKVRDSFEQHIEDTMKAGKGLSDPKVVKMVISQAPERLYELINWGTSFDANELGELKLGLEGGHSQKRIVHHQDLTGKEMETKLLQKAASYSNIIFHDHYFVTDLILKKEESSTSCIGVKVINRQKSELVNISSRITFLATGGSGRIFQNTTNPSVATGDGIAMAHRAGAKISNMNFIQFHPTALYTKDQHSLFLISEAVRGFGAHVVNHTGNRFLFKYNIKGELATRDIVSEAIIRELKRSGRNSVFLDCRHLPPEAFISNFPTIVQHCLDLGINFQEDLLPIVPAAHYQCGGIQVDQFTRTSINKLYASGECAHTGLHGANRLASNSLLEALVFSHQAANKVVSELDSIPIQELQQEVVHQNKETGKESDILTNLEKDLNRIMSYNLLYTSEEKKKKKALVKLRFLEEELEKLSGNKNPEFFELKNMIQTAILVVQHAIKYKFFNNNEIFKYPV; encoded by the coding sequence ATGAAAGCAGATGTTATAGTTATAGGTTCAGGAATTGCAGGTTTATCATTTGCAATTAAAGTTGCGGCAGCAAAACCCGAGGCAATTATTCTGGTACTAACAAAGAGTAATAATGAGGTAGGAAATACCACAAAAGCACAAGGGGGAATTGCGGTAGTACTCGATAAAGTAAGGGATAGTTTTGAACAACATATAGAGGATACAATGAAAGCCGGCAAGGGCCTTAGTGATCCCAAAGTTGTGAAAATGGTAATTTCGCAGGCCCCAGAGAGGTTGTATGAGCTTATTAATTGGGGCACCAGCTTTGATGCTAATGAACTGGGCGAGCTGAAACTTGGACTTGAAGGTGGCCATTCGCAAAAACGTATTGTACATCATCAGGATCTTACGGGAAAAGAGATGGAGACAAAGCTGCTTCAAAAAGCAGCATCTTATTCAAATATAATTTTTCACGATCATTATTTTGTAACCGATTTAATTCTGAAAAAAGAAGAATCTAGTACATCCTGTATAGGAGTAAAGGTGATAAACAGGCAAAAGAGTGAACTGGTAAATATTAGTTCCCGTATTACTTTTCTTGCCACCGGTGGAAGTGGCAGGATATTTCAAAACACCACCAATCCGTCAGTTGCAACAGGAGATGGGATAGCTATGGCGCATCGAGCCGGCGCGAAAATATCAAATATGAATTTTATTCAATTTCATCCTACCGCACTTTATACAAAAGACCAACATTCATTATTCCTTATTTCTGAAGCCGTTAGAGGTTTTGGGGCACACGTGGTGAACCATACCGGAAATAGATTTCTCTTTAAATATAATATTAAGGGAGAACTGGCCACGCGCGATATAGTTTCTGAAGCGATTATAAGAGAATTGAAACGATCAGGTAGAAATTCAGTGTTTCTGGATTGCCGTCATCTTCCTCCCGAAGCTTTCATAAGTAATTTTCCAACTATTGTACAACATTGTTTAGATTTAGGCATTAATTTTCAAGAAGATCTTCTCCCTATTGTGCCAGCCGCTCATTATCAATGTGGCGGAATTCAGGTAGATCAGTTCACAAGAACCAGCATTAATAAGTTGTATGCTTCGGGAGAATGTGCACACACCGGCTTACATGGGGCAAACAGGCTGGCTTCTAATTCTTTGTTGGAAGCACTGGTATTTTCTCACCAGGCTGCAAATAAGGTGGTAAGTGAATTAGATTCAATCCCGATTCAAGAGCTTCAGCAAGAAGTAGTTCATCAAAATAAAGAAACCGGAAAAGAAAGTGATATTCTAACGAATCTTGAAAAAGATTTAAACCGAATCATGAGTTATAATCTACTTTATACTTCCGAGGAAAAGAAAAAGAAAAAAGCACTGGTAAAATTGAGATTTTTAGAAGAAGAACTTGAAAAATTATCAGGGAACAAGAATCCGGAATTTTTTGAGCTGAAAAATATGATTCAAACAGCAATATTAGTTGTTCAACATGCGATTAAATACAAGTTTTTTAATAATAATGAAATTTTTAAGTATCCGGTATAA
- the nadA gene encoding quinolinate synthase NadA produces MNMLTENKLSLQDEISILKKAKNAVILAHYYQEPEIQEIADFVGDSLELAKKAAATNADIIVFAGVHFMAETAKILNPSKKVLLPDLNAGCSLAESCPPGAFQKLKDQYPNHVVVTYINCSAEIKAMSDVVCTSSNAEKVINSIPLDKPIIFAPDKNLGRYLIEKTGRKMLLWDGACVVHEAFSIDKLLELYGKYPSAKIIAHPESEEHILKIANYIGSTSGMLNFVKSSKHETFIVATEAGILHQMQMDVPHKTLIPAPAKEDNTCACSECAFMKMNTLQKLYTCLKEESPEIILEESLMKNAHRPIARMMEL; encoded by the coding sequence ATGAATATGTTAACGGAAAATAAACTATCACTGCAAGACGAGATTTCCATATTAAAAAAAGCAAAAAATGCCGTGATCCTGGCTCATTATTACCAGGAACCTGAAATCCAGGAGATCGCCGATTTTGTTGGAGATAGTTTAGAGTTGGCAAAAAAGGCGGCTGCAACCAATGCTGATATTATTGTTTTCGCCGGCGTGCATTTTATGGCTGAAACGGCCAAAATTCTTAATCCCTCTAAAAAAGTTCTTTTACCCGATCTTAACGCGGGTTGTTCTTTAGCTGAAAGTTGTCCTCCGGGAGCTTTTCAGAAATTAAAAGATCAATATCCAAATCACGTGGTGGTAACTTATATTAATTGTTCTGCTGAAATTAAAGCAATGAGTGATGTTGTTTGTACCTCTTCCAATGCTGAAAAGGTGATAAATTCTATTCCTTTAGATAAACCAATCATTTTTGCGCCAGATAAGAACCTGGGCCGTTATTTAATAGAAAAAACCGGCAGGAAAATGTTACTCTGGGATGGCGCGTGTGTTGTACACGAAGCTTTTTCTATAGATAAATTGCTGGAATTGTACGGGAAGTATCCTTCAGCTAAAATTATAGCTCATCCAGAATCAGAAGAGCATATTCTTAAGATTGCCAATTACATAGGCTCTACTTCAGGAATGCTCAATTTCGTTAAATCCAGTAAGCATGAAACTTTTATTGTAGCTACTGAAGCAGGAATTCTACACCAAATGCAAATGGATGTACCACATAAAACCTTGATTCCAGCACCGGCAAAAGAAGATAATACCTGCGCTTGCAGTGAATGTGCGTTTATGAAAATGAATACACTACAGAAATTATACACCTGCCTAAAGGAAGAATCTCCCGAAATAATACTCGAAGAAAGCCTGATGAAAAATGCTCACAGGCCAATAGCACGTATGATGGAATTGTAA
- a CDS encoding DUF438 domain-containing protein has product MNETIDTSQLPAGHPVSVYFQEKELITILTEELKLTDPASEYQKFYNIFNQLQAIERRFERKENQLFPFLEKRGWNGPSQGMWSFHDTLREQFRLLRKKIEAKEIEELDKDIQYLISGIFRLLLIEETTLFPNSLKILTEEDWTKVRAGEEEIGWMLPQVPPAFPNQEYIHPSKDFTKREHSFSLENTAHYDEGYMTVEQVNLLLKTMPLDLTYVDKNDKVIFYNRGEERVFPRSAGIIGREVKFCHPPRSVGTVLKILEEFKKGTKSESSFWINFKGRLIYIRYFAVRDAQKNYQGVIEMSQDITDIKNIEGEKRLLDWD; this is encoded by the coding sequence ATGAATGAAACGATTGATACTTCTCAACTTCCCGCAGGACATCCGGTAAGCGTATATTTCCAGGAAAAAGAATTGATCACCATACTTACAGAAGAACTAAAGCTTACCGATCCAGCCTCTGAATACCAGAAATTCTATAATATTTTTAATCAATTGCAAGCTATAGAAAGGCGTTTTGAGCGGAAGGAGAATCAACTATTCCCCTTTTTGGAAAAAAGAGGCTGGAATGGTCCTTCGCAGGGAATGTGGTCTTTTCACGACACTTTAAGGGAGCAGTTTAGATTATTGAGAAAAAAAATTGAAGCAAAAGAAATAGAAGAATTAGACAAGGATATACAATATCTTATTAGCGGAATTTTTAGATTACTATTAATTGAAGAAACAACGCTTTTTCCAAACTCATTAAAAATATTGACAGAAGAAGACTGGACAAAAGTACGTGCCGGCGAAGAGGAAATAGGATGGATGCTACCGCAGGTTCCACCGGCATTTCCTAATCAGGAATATATACATCCCAGTAAGGATTTTACTAAAAGAGAACATTCATTTTCCCTTGAGAATACCGCTCACTATGATGAGGGTTATATGACTGTAGAACAGGTGAATCTGCTTCTTAAAACTATGCCGTTAGACCTCACTTATGTAGATAAAAATGATAAAGTTATATTTTACAATCGTGGAGAAGAACGGGTATTCCCCCGAAGCGCGGGCATCATTGGCCGGGAAGTAAAATTTTGTCATCCTCCAAGAAGTGTAGGGACCGTTTTAAAAATTCTGGAAGAATTTAAAAAAGGCACCAAAAGTGAATCATCTTTCTGGATTAATTTTAAAGGGCGCCTTATTTACATTAGGTATTTTGCTGTTAGAGACGCGCAAAAAAATTACCAGGGTGTAATTGAAATGTCACAGGATATTACCGATATTAAGAATATAGAAGGGGAAAAACGCTTACTGGACTGGGATTAA
- a CDS encoding nucleotidyltransferase family protein, whose amino-acid sequence MKENSKIGVVILAAGSSSRLGYPKQLVKFRKKTLLQHSIEVAESFNFAINILVLGANATEIEMKTECRNFQIVYNQEWEKGMGTSIGKGISEALKLENELDYILILLSDQPFVTAQKIEELVQVQLNGDKPATFSEYSGETGVPAIFSQSLFSDLKMLKGDQGAKKLLHTKNLKFETVPFENANFDVDTAADVELLKKMEEKFN is encoded by the coding sequence TTGAAAGAAAATTCAAAAATTGGCGTGGTAATTCTGGCAGCAGGTTCTTCCAGTAGACTTGGTTATCCAAAACAACTGGTAAAATTCAGAAAAAAAACATTACTTCAGCATAGTATTGAGGTTGCAGAATCTTTCAATTTTGCCATCAATATTCTAGTTTTAGGAGCAAATGCAACGGAAATTGAAATGAAAACTGAGTGTAGGAATTTCCAAATCGTGTACAACCAGGAATGGGAAAAGGGAATGGGCACGAGCATAGGCAAAGGAATTTCTGAAGCTTTAAAACTCGAAAATGAGCTGGATTATATTCTTATCCTGCTTTCAGATCAACCCTTTGTAACTGCACAGAAAATTGAGGAATTAGTACAAGTACAACTCAATGGCGATAAACCGGCAACATTTTCAGAATATTCAGGCGAAACTGGTGTGCCGGCTATATTCTCCCAATCACTTTTTTCCGATTTAAAAATGCTAAAAGGGGACCAGGGAGCGAAAAAACTGCTCCATACTAAGAACCTGAAATTTGAAACTGTGCCTTTTGAAAATGCAAATTTTGATGTGGATACTGCTGCCGATGTTGAATTACTAAAGAAAATGGAAGAAAAATTTAATTAG
- a CDS encoding XdhC family protein, protein MRELDVIIGQYILLKAQKVDCVLATVVHVEGSSYRRAGARMLIDEFGNLTGAISGGCLEGDALRKALHALHQRKNKLITYDTSDEDDAVIGAQLGCNGIIQVLFEPLNYLDELNPCELLKNVINLKHPLAIVVQFNLNKSKAQLGTKMIISGKSEVIGISPEGELFNHILAQALITLKNNNSHFAEFLIGDETHHIFIENYRPPVKLIIVGAGNDAQILAKQADLLGWKVTVTDGRPTHASKDRFNASCRVIVSKPEQTLENIEVDQRSYFVLMSHNYNYDLAVLKLLLGKKTIPYIGILGPQKKYRRMLDELEEEGFNLTREDFNKIYAPVGLEIGAETPAEIGLSILAEIQSVLTEKKGRPLREKSTPIHEKENTHFKQVQI, encoded by the coding sequence ATGAGAGAACTGGATGTTATTATAGGGCAATATATACTTTTGAAGGCACAAAAGGTAGATTGCGTTCTTGCAACAGTGGTTCATGTGGAAGGTTCATCTTACCGAAGAGCTGGAGCACGAATGTTAATAGATGAATTCGGAAATCTTACGGGAGCAATTAGTGGCGGTTGTTTGGAAGGAGATGCATTGCGAAAAGCACTCCATGCATTGCATCAGCGAAAAAATAAACTGATTACCTATGATACCAGTGATGAAGATGATGCGGTAATTGGAGCTCAGTTAGGGTGCAATGGGATTATTCAGGTGTTGTTTGAACCGCTTAATTATCTAGATGAACTTAATCCCTGTGAGTTGCTAAAAAATGTAATTAATCTGAAGCATCCTTTGGCAATCGTGGTACAGTTTAATCTGAATAAATCAAAAGCACAACTGGGAACTAAAATGATAATTTCAGGTAAATCAGAAGTTATTGGCATAAGTCCGGAAGGGGAATTATTTAATCATATCCTTGCACAAGCACTTATAACGCTTAAAAATAATAATTCCCACTTCGCAGAATTTTTAATTGGGGATGAAACTCATCATATTTTTATAGAGAATTATCGGCCACCGGTGAAATTGATTATTGTTGGTGCCGGTAATGATGCTCAAATCCTGGCGAAACAGGCCGATTTATTGGGCTGGAAGGTAACGGTAACTGATGGCCGACCTACTCACGCCAGTAAAGACCGGTTTAATGCTTCCTGCAGAGTAATTGTTTCCAAACCTGAACAAACCCTGGAGAATATTGAAGTAGACCAACGAAGCTACTTTGTGTTGATGAGCCATAATTACAATTATGACCTGGCGGTTTTAAAGTTACTATTAGGGAAAAAGACAATCCCATATATTGGAATTCTTGGCCCACAGAAAAAGTATCGAAGAATGTTAGATGAACTGGAGGAAGAAGGATTTAATCTTACCCGTGAAGATTTTAATAAAATTTATGCTCCTGTAGGTTTGGAGATAGGGGCGGAGACGCCCGCAGAAATAGGACTTTCAATTTTGGCAGAAATTCAATCGGTTTTAACCGAAAAGAAGGGGAGACCCTTAAGAGAAAAATCGACACCTATTCACGAAAAAGAGAATACCCATTTTAAGCAGGTCCAGATTTGA
- a CDS encoding cysteine desulfurase family protein has product MSVKKKIYLDYNATTPVDKRVVDAMLPYFTENFGNANSDHVYGWDAGEAVENSREQIAKLLNCKPTELTFTSGATEAANLAIFGFCERNKLKGNHIITCKTEHKAILDTMQVLENRGFEVTYLDVDADGNIDLQELENSMSTQTILVCLMLANNETGLIHPMQKIEKIVHSKDTKLMSDITQAIGKIPVDLKKLNLDLAIFSSHKIYGPKGVGALYINKRNRLELDPYFFGGGQEKRLRPGTLNVPGIVGFGKAAEVAHLETEIECERIINLRNKLERNLRKIEGAVINAEKCNRLPNTTSISFREIDGSLLLRKLNSLAISRGSACTSNTISASHVLKAMGLSDELALSSFRISLGKKTTLADIEFSVEEITNGIEEFKQTMV; this is encoded by the coding sequence ATGTCAGTAAAGAAGAAAATTTATTTGGATTATAATGCAACTACTCCTGTAGACAAAAGAGTGGTTGATGCTATGCTGCCATATTTTACTGAAAATTTTGGAAACGCCAATAGTGACCATGTTTATGGATGGGATGCCGGTGAAGCTGTTGAAAACTCCAGGGAGCAAATTGCCAAATTGTTAAACTGTAAACCTACAGAACTCACTTTCACCTCTGGTGCTACCGAAGCTGCTAATCTCGCCATATTCGGTTTTTGTGAGAGAAATAAGTTGAAAGGAAATCATATTATTACCTGCAAAACTGAGCATAAAGCCATTCTAGATACCATGCAAGTGCTTGAAAATAGGGGTTTTGAAGTTACTTACCTGGATGTAGATGCCGATGGGAATATTGATCTTCAGGAATTAGAGAATTCAATGAGTACCCAAACTATTTTGGTTTGTCTTATGCTGGCGAATAATGAAACAGGACTCATTCACCCAATGCAAAAAATTGAAAAAATAGTCCATTCAAAAGACACGAAATTGATGAGTGACATTACACAGGCTATCGGTAAAATTCCTGTTGATCTCAAAAAGCTGAATTTAGACCTGGCTATCTTTTCTTCCCATAAAATTTACGGGCCTAAAGGGGTTGGAGCCTTGTATATTAATAAAAGAAATAGACTTGAACTTGATCCATACTTTTTTGGTGGCGGACAAGAAAAAAGATTACGCCCCGGTACCCTAAACGTGCCGGGAATTGTTGGTTTTGGAAAAGCCGCTGAGGTTGCCCATTTAGAAACTGAAATTGAGTGTGAGAGAATTATAAACCTGAGGAATAAATTAGAAAGGAATTTAAGAAAAATTGAGGGAGCTGTAATTAATGCTGAAAAATGTAACCGACTTCCAAATACTACCAGTATCTCTTTTCGAGAGATAGATGGCAGCCTTTTATTAAGAAAACTGAATAGTCTCGCTATCTCACGTGGCTCAGCCTGTACCTCAAATACAATTTCAGCTTCCCATGTTTTAAAAGCAATGGGATTAAGTGATGAGCTCGCGCTTTCGTCTTTTCGTATTAGTTTAGGAAAGAAAACAACTCTTGCAGATATTGAATTTTCGGTTGAAGAGATAACTAATGGCATAGAGGAGTTTAAGCAGACAATGGTATGA
- a CDS encoding xanthine dehydrogenase family protein molybdopterin-binding subunit: MSKVKTGIGRRSFIKSISLAGGGLLIGFNWLACKRAAEQGTEEIAMEMPDEWFELNGYLKIGDNGIVTIYSPNPEIGQNVKTSMPMIVAEELDVAWSNVIVEQAPLNLDVFTRQLAGGSQSIRQGWEPLRMAGATAKQMLIRAAANEWDVPVSELSVENGIISHKGSDKSIGYGEIAKAAGQLEVPEEVELKENSDFKIIGTSRENVDAKEIVTGKPLYGIDIHRDDMLIAMILQPPAFGMEFKSMDAEKVKEMPGIVDVFTIDTYPEDMEREWSDVAAFSKLVVVVGESTWQVMKAKKALKVEWDLNPELTKQIQILEKSPALADSGGLENSDIHYSLMNQAGSTKSEVVRKDGEPEAAFKNASRVIERSYTCPFLAHNCMEPMNFFADVTDEKAELLGPIQTPEFAEKSVNKRLGLDLENIDIQMTRMGGGFGRRLYGNFLVEAAVISHKMGAPIKLVYSREDDMTNGVYRPAYQVTYKAALDGNNKLTAFHVNAGGITESPLFANRFPAGAVDNYLAESWTVESNISTGAFRAPRSNFIAGAEQSFLDELAEEMGQDPIQFRLDMLKRAKSDPVGENNDYDPARYAGVLELVRDKAGWNSNGTTASRGVAAYYCHNSYVAQILDLNLKDNEPIIDKVTCAIDCGIVVNPDAAKNMVEGGTIDGIGHALYSELTFKDGVVQQNNFDSYRLIRHHEAPKQIDVHFVKNGIDPTGLGEPPFPPVQGALANALYKASGKRIYKQPFLPEINTESREIKT; this comes from the coding sequence ATGAGTAAAGTAAAAACAGGAATAGGCAGACGATCTTTTATTAAAAGTATTTCTCTTGCCGGAGGTGGATTATTAATAGGTTTTAACTGGCTGGCTTGTAAACGTGCGGCAGAGCAAGGAACAGAAGAAATAGCGATGGAAATGCCAGATGAGTGGTTTGAACTTAATGGTTATTTAAAAATAGGAGATAATGGGATTGTTACTATTTATTCTCCAAATCCTGAAATAGGTCAAAATGTTAAGACTTCTATGCCTATGATCGTGGCCGAAGAACTTGATGTAGCCTGGAGTAATGTAATCGTAGAACAGGCACCTTTAAATCTTGATGTTTTTACCAGGCAATTGGCCGGCGGAAGCCAATCAATTCGCCAGGGATGGGAGCCTTTAAGAATGGCAGGTGCCACGGCTAAACAAATGTTAATTAGGGCAGCGGCAAATGAATGGGACGTACCGGTTTCTGAACTTTCTGTGGAAAATGGAATTATTAGTCATAAAGGAAGTGATAAATCTATAGGATACGGCGAGATAGCTAAAGCAGCCGGACAGCTTGAAGTGCCTGAGGAAGTTGAACTTAAAGAGAATAGTGATTTTAAAATAATAGGTACTTCACGTGAAAATGTAGACGCCAAAGAAATTGTTACAGGAAAACCTTTATATGGTATTGATATTCATCGTGATGATATGCTAATCGCTATGATTCTTCAGCCGCCGGCCTTCGGGATGGAGTTTAAATCTATGGATGCTGAAAAAGTAAAGGAAATGCCCGGAATAGTAGATGTTTTTACTATAGATACTTATCCGGAAGATATGGAAAGGGAATGGAGTGACGTAGCTGCGTTTTCTAAATTGGTGGTAGTTGTTGGGGAATCAACCTGGCAGGTAATGAAGGCAAAAAAAGCATTAAAAGTTGAATGGGATCTAAATCCTGAATTGACAAAACAAATTCAAATTTTAGAAAAATCCCCAGCTTTGGCAGATTCCGGTGGACTCGAAAACTCAGATATTCATTACTCTCTAATGAATCAGGCCGGTTCCACAAAATCTGAAGTTGTGAGAAAAGATGGCGAACCGGAAGCGGCTTTTAAAAATGCCTCGCGCGTAATTGAACGTTCTTATACCTGTCCTTTTCTTGCTCATAATTGTATGGAACCCATGAACTTTTTTGCCGATGTAACCGATGAGAAAGCAGAGTTGCTGGGGCCTATTCAAACTCCGGAGTTTGCTGAAAAGAGTGTAAATAAACGATTAGGGTTAGACCTTGAAAATATTGATATACAAATGACTCGTATGGGCGGTGGATTTGGTCGCCGGCTTTATGGAAATTTTTTGGTTGAAGCTGCAGTTATTTCCCATAAAATGGGAGCGCCAATAAAACTTGTATATAGTCGGGAAGATGATATGACCAATGGCGTTTATCGGCCTGCCTATCAGGTTACTTATAAGGCTGCACTAGATGGGAATAATAAGCTTACCGCCTTTCACGTGAATGCCGGTGGTATAACTGAAAGTCCGCTTTTTGCCAATCGTTTTCCGGCAGGAGCGGTAGATAACTATCTTGCCGAAAGCTGGACGGTAGAATCAAATATTTCTACAGGAGCATTTAGAGCACCCAGATCAAATTTTATTGCCGGGGCAGAACAATCGTTTTTAGATGAACTTGCTGAAGAAATGGGGCAGGATCCTATTCAGTTTCGTCTTGATATGCTTAAGAGAGCAAAAAGTGATCCCGTAGGAGAAAATAATGATTATGATCCCGCTCGTTATGCAGGAGTTTTAGAGTTGGTAAGAGATAAAGCCGGCTGGAATAGTAATGGCACTACCGCCAGCAGGGGAGTGGCAGCGTATTACTGCCATAATTCTTACGTTGCACAGATCCTGGACCTGAATTTAAAAGATAATGAACCAATAATAGATAAAGTTACCTGTGCGATAGACTGCGGAATTGTGGTAAATCCTGATGCCGCTAAAAATATGGTTGAAGGTGGAACTATTGATGGAATTGGACACGCTTTATATAGTGAGCTAACATTTAAAGATGGTGTTGTCCAACAAAACAATTTTGATTCTTACCGGCTTATTCGTCATCACGAAGCGCCGAAGCAAATTGATGTACATTTTGTTAAAAACGGCATAGACCCCACAGGGCTTGGGGAGCCACCATTTCCGCCGGTGCAGGGAGCATTGGCCAATGCGCTTTACAAGGCAAGCGGAAAAAGAATTTACAAGCAACCTTTTCTACCCGAAATAAATACTGAAAGCCGGGAAATAAAAACCTAA
- a CDS encoding (2Fe-2S)-binding protein: MAQFDVNINGKNLSVDVEPDTPLLWVLRDNLKLVGTKYGCGIAQCGACTVHFNGSAVRSCQVAISAVKDNEITTIEGLSKEGDHPVQKAWLEHDVPQCGYCQAGQIMAATALLKNNPSPSDKEIEDVMSGNICRCGTYTRIKAAIKSASQSV; encoded by the coding sequence ATGGCGCAGTTTGATGTTAATATAAATGGCAAGAATCTATCGGTAGATGTAGAGCCAGATACCCCTTTACTATGGGTTTTGAGAGACAATTTAAAGCTTGTGGGCACAAAATATGGCTGTGGAATAGCACAATGTGGTGCCTGCACTGTTCATTTTAATGGCTCAGCAGTAAGATCCTGTCAGGTGGCAATTTCAGCGGTAAAAGATAATGAAATTACTACTATAGAAGGTCTTTCTAAAGAAGGTGATCATCCGGTGCAAAAAGCCTGGTTGGAACATGACGTGCCTCAATGCGGTTATTGCCAGGCCGGGCAGATTATGGCAGCCACCGCACTTCTAAAAAATAATCCCAGTCCCAGCGATAAAGAAATTGAAGATGTAATGAGCGGCAATATTTGCCGATGTGGTACATATACGAGGATAAAAGCGGCTATCAAATCAGCTTCCCAATCAGTTTAA